A stretch of Lachancea thermotolerans CBS 6340 chromosome D complete sequence DNA encodes these proteins:
- the MCM22 gene encoding Mcm22p (weakly similar to uniprot|P47167 Saccharomyces cerevisiae YJR135C MCM22 Protein involved in minichromosome maintenance component of the kinetochore binds to centromeric DNA in a Ctf19p-dependent manner): protein MDNDNQLSIYVGSVEREIENKGYFLKQVLDAIEVLKLKRHADTEESHGSWHEFSRKVMFTSERSDPIGLCLAFCEERLRLKTSKEYLTMEPLDALKEALKFQKSLNRGLESFMELMKVRNKGSGPVFDQETGDLTKHQNSVLWRKLQIFVENFLAIDTSSESTEADIVAGKIFEVLSHLIKGQKAVQKDCVQQQLPGFYRLLIKTKCTYTDNEGCVRLIFHESAL, encoded by the coding sequence ATGATAATCAGTTATCAATCTACGTTGGGAGTGTTGAGagagaaattgaaaacaagggctattttttgaaacaggTACTCGATGCCATTGAAGTGCTAAAGCTCAAGCGACATGCAGACACAGAAGAATCTCACGGCTCCTGGCATGAATTTTCGAGAAAGGTAATGTTTACTTCGGAAAGATCTGATCCAATCGGACTGTGTCTTGCCTTCTGTGAAGAGCGTCTTCGTCTAAAAACGAGCAAGGAATATCTAACAATGGAGCCGTTAGAtgctctcaaagaagcgctgaaatttcagaaatCCCTGAACCGGGGACTTGAATCCTTTATGGAGCTAATGAAGGTAAGAAACAAAGGCTCAGGGCCAGTGTTCGATCAAGAGACCGGGGATCTTACAAAACACCAAAACTCCGTTTTATGGAGGAAGTTGCAaatatttgttgaaaacttcttaGCAATTGACACATCTTCCGAATCGACGGAAGCAGACATTGTTGCCGGAAAGATATTTGAAGTTCTATCTCATCTAAtaaaaggccaaaaagctgttcaaaaagattgtGTGCAACAGCAGCTCCCAGGTTTTTACAGGCTTTTAATAAAAACTAAATGTACATACACTGACAATGAGGGCTGCGTCAGATTGATTTTTCACGAAAGCGCGCTCTGA
- the RIX1 gene encoding Rix1p (similar to uniprot|P38883 Saccharomyces cerevisiae YHR197W RIX1 RIbosome eXport essential protein), with protein MTSEPIPLSKLSKSLEECSGYDFQVLLRTLTSSKYVDDKLLKSDLAVFVAKVLKLLRSGEDYHVWKACHLINVLCSYNPVVLCSQAGEFLTLTFNKLEQKASYYRTTITSSHGRTLLACLVRTVGLLIDLVRGKPALTREVLTPRLSVIISTLVNLSQFEPKMCLSILRKLLLRNTTTFRPHANKFKMVLTNLLSKDYFHFDSATRKLIAQNFALLNLAKFSSAAKDETKSHHNTYQDDQWRKGLMSVLYSFKPVISLCGEILDFSADPDMQKLLQGLPAPRNGSPEEIFSPLEIDLNKPITLWAIAKRLNILSDLTIAFISQPTHFQLRIPLRGIIQISEAVLSLTTNYLPLQRTLRRDTELTSTVDALLPCLQMCGISLLRVTSQYYGKCTFPYTSNILSSLELFVPLKKGTTSVDFDRVRSLEGEMFELIKVADYYARQLGLSLGETTLFAKLVDTSMYLVKDTVLLNQLYGEHNAGAQKHSNKAKKANKQSKGSMSDMYSHPQEFTSVRTLKDFDALNDFLVSVVSRFKLSSVQQIQISKFCISNSVKLSKERGQLPHSFVRLLRALVLHPGYDRISILPIAVTLLKKQGDDVFALFCNPRLPFGAVQRTSEALNTYQGNLSSTAHEEDAGQFSGLSETPPKEDEFEQEAVSSRGNQVQNIKDHSSLYYESTMNGNVKRLISEEPEKVFKKRALATVMHNGAQQQETLTTVEKAETEVASIPVEFIQEKETTVKVDEDQESGGESEFEIPEINVSEDDED; from the coding sequence ATGACATCCGAACCTATACCGTTATCAAAACTCTCCAAAAGTTTAGAAGAGTGCTCAGGCTATGACTTTCAGGTTCTCCTCAGAACTCTCACTTCTTCCAAGTACGTCGACGACAAGCTTCTGAAGTCAGATCTGGCAGTTTTTGTCGccaaagttttgaagcttctcagATCTGGTGAAGACTACCATGTGTGGAAGGCATGCCATCTAATCAATGTGTTGTGCTCCTATAATCCGGTAGTTTTATGTTCTCAGGCTGgcgagtttttgactttgactttcaacaagctcgaGCAGAAAGCGAGCTACTATAGAACCACTATCACCAGCTCTCATGGTCGGACTTTGTTGGCCTGTTTGGTACGTACAGTGGGACTACTGATCGATTTAGTGCGCGGAAAGCCAGCCTTGACCCGCGAAGTGCTTACCCCTAGACTGTCAGTCATCATTTCAACTCTAGTAAACCTGTCTCAGTTCGAACCGAAAATGTgtctttcaattttgaggAAGTTATTGTTACGCAATACTACAACTTTCAGGCCCCACGCcaacaaattcaaaatggtTTTAACGAATTTGCTTTCCAAGGATTATTTCCACTTTGATAGTGCCACCAGAAAACTTATTGCACAAAATTTTGCGCTCCTGAACTTGGCTAAGTTTAGCAGCGCGGCTAAGGATGAGACGAAAAGCCATCACAATACGTACCAAGATGATCAGTGGAGAAAAGGTTTGATGTCCGTTTTGTATAGCTTTAAGCCCGTTATCAGTTTGTGTGGAGAGATACTTGACTTTTCTGCCGATCCTGACATGCAAAAACTGCTGCAAGGGCTTCCGGCTCCCCGGAATGGTTCGCCAGAAGAGATTTTCTCCCCTCTTGAGATCGATTTGAATAAGCCTATCACATTGTGGGCCATAGCAAAGAGATTGAACATTTTGAGTGACCTGACAATTGCTTTTATCTCACAGCCCACGCACTTCCAATTAAGAATTCCCTTGCGCGGTATCATTCAGATATCAGAGGCTGTTCTTAGCTTGACAACGAACTACTTGCCCCTTCAGCGCACACTTCGCCGTGATACTGAACTAACGTCCACCGTCGACGCACTTCTGCCGTGCTTGCAAATGTGTGGAATAAGTTTGCTCCGAGTTACCTCTCAATATTATGGGAAATGCACATTTCCCTACACCTCAAACATCCTGAGCTCTTTAGAGCTGTTCGTccctttgaaaaaaggaACCACTTCGGTTGATTTTGACAGGGTTAGAAGCCTGGAAGGCGAGATGTTTGAGTTGATCAAAGTTGCGGATTATTACGCACGCCAGCTGGGTCTATCACTGGGTGAAACAACTCTCTTTGCTAAGCTAGTCGATACCTCAATGTATTTGGTGAAGGATACGGTCTTACTAAACCAGCTTTATGGGGAACATAACGCTGGTGCACAGAAGCATtcaaacaaagcaaaaaaagctaaTAAGCAAAGCAAAGGATCAATGTCTGACATGTATTCTCATCCACAGGAGTTTACTTCTGTGCGCACGTTAAAGGACTTTGATGCGCTCAACGATTTCCTTGTGAGCGTTGTTTCCCGCTTCAAGCTGTCCTCCGTTCAGCAAATTCAAATCTCCAAATTTTGCATAAGCAATTCTGTGAAGCTAAGCAAAGAGAGAGGTCAACTTCCGCATAGCTTTGTTAGGCTTTTGCGTGCTTTAGTCCTGCATCCGGGGTATGATCGAATTTCTATCTTGCCAATAGCTGTAACGTTACTGAAGAAACAGGGGGATGATGTGTTTGCTCTGTTCTGTAACCCCAGATTGCCCTTCGGAGCAGTTCAAAGGACCAGTGAAGCTCTGAATACATACCAAGGAAATCTTTCGAGCACAGCCCATGAAGAAGATGCAGGCCAGTTTTCTGGACTTTCAGAAACCCCGCCAAAGGAAGACGAGtttgaacaagaagccGTCAGCTCCCGCGGAAACCAAGTGCAAAACATAAAAGATCACTCTTCATTATATTACGAGTCGACGATGAATGGAAACGTGAAACGTCTAATAAGTGAAGAGCCAGAaaaagtcttcaaaaagagggCTCTCGCAACAGTAATGCACAACGGAGCTCAACAGCAAGAAACTCTCACGACAGTGGAAAAAGCCGAAACTGAAGTGGCGTCTATTCCTGTTGAATTTATCCAGGAGAAAGAGACGACGGTCAAAGTCGATGAGGATCAAGAAAGTGGCGGTGAGTCAGAATTCGAAATTCCAGAGATAAACGTAAGcgaggatgacgaagacTAG
- the UTP9 gene encoding Utp9p (similar to uniprot|P38882 Saccharomyces cerevisiae YHR196W UTP9 Nucleolar protein component of the small subunit (SSU) processome containing the U3 snoRNA that is involved in processing of pre-18S rRNA): MTANSELISSFSPDAQNFAFKSNSLQRKYVDLYPLSNINDYKVTSSLVNHIDYDSGDLKLDDLKYIAWCSSSARGGATSSKRRNAGVESSNGDVPSSVPESYFVNVFKGGKIVIFSPTGKDIINIIQNRHEILGVGSTGPIIWILDEEKTVKEFDYRSSKPLKTFHLNDGKEEDIAHFELLDVQGKPTIAIFTDSLLYVIDPSKRRPSTTLKINVDRGRRCIPGPTGRIIVAGSEEIQVIELKTGSVVCRRPFLASEIKFSNGKVYAQSMAGELHILRAEDLEATCLIKCQLSKILHFTFVDSSVIIAWLNVNEPRFEHISLKQTTEEDEIIFQLEDSSNVHNARPKEETGGAALDNKESRSKVSKDKQRDILASLILLLDEREQSDKILENIRCEVWSENLIKNAVVSDLSEQHVRLVFDVISKEIASNPWSASRNYALWFKWLLTFYHVILLSGQDNSSNKKLKQVKSSLRTSSDVYSQLLAMKGKLEMLSEQAKLREEFSRTSLEDEITQSQGGENFEEKELVYANGEGDEYVDALEYAEKPPQINGN; this comes from the coding sequence ATGACAGCAAATAGCGAGCTTATAAGCAGCTTCTCTCCCGATGCTCAGAATTTTGCCTTCAAATCAAATAGCTTGCAAAGAAAGTATGTGGATTTATATCCGCTGAGCAATATCAACGATTATAAAGTTACTAGCTCTTTGGTGAACCACATCGATTATGATAGCGGTGATCTCAAACTTGATGACCTAAAATACATCGCGTGGTGCTCCAGTTCAGCTCGTGGTGGTGCTACTTCATCCAAGCGCAGAAACGCGGGCGTGGAAAGTAGCAATGGAGATGTTCCCAGTTCAGTTCCTGAATCTTATTTTGTCAATGTCTTTAAAGGTGGCAAAATTGTGATTTTCTCACCTACTGGTAAAGATATCATAAATATAATACAGAACAGACATGAGATATTGGGAGTGGGTTCTACTGGTCCTATCATATGGATTTTGGACGAGGAAAAAACGGTGAAAGAGTTTGACTACAGATCATCCAAGCCACTCAAAACCTTTCATCTGAACGatggcaaagaagaagatattGCGCATTTTGAGTTGCTGGATGTTCAAGGAAAACCAACAATTGCGATTTTCACTGATTCACTTCTTTACGTGATCGACCCGTCTAAAAGAAGGCCTTCGACAACCCTGAAGATAAATGTTGACAGAGGTAGACGTTGCATCCCAGGCCCAACTGGCCGTATAATAGTGGCTGGGTCAGAGGAGATACAAGTTATTGAGTTGAAAACCGGCTCAGTGGTCTGCAGACGTCCATTTTTAGCCTCCGAAATCAAGTTTAGCAACGGCAAAGTTTATGCCCAGTCCATGGCAGGTGAGCTTCACATTCTTAGAGCGGAAGATCTCGAAGCAACTTGTTTGATCAAATGtcagctttcaaaaattcttcatTTCACATTTGTTGATTCAAGTGTTATAATTGCATGGCTCAATGTCAACGAGCCCAGGTTCGAACATATTTCACTCAAGCAGACTACTGAGGAGGATGAGATCATTTTCCAGCTCGAGGACAGCAGTAATGTCCACAATGCGAGacccaaagaagagacagGCGGAGCTGCATTGGATAACAAAGAGTCGAGAAGCAAAGTATCTAAAGACAAACAAAGAGACATTTTGGCCTCTCTTATCCTACTGCTTGACGAGAGAGAACAATCAGATAAAATCTTGGAGAATATACGGTGCGAAGTTTGGTCCGAGAATCTAATTAAAAATGCTGTGGTATCAGATCTGTCTGAGCAGCATGTaaggcttgtttttgatgttatTTCAAAGGAAATCGCGAGCAACCCCTGGTCAGCAAGTCGGAATTATGCTCTGTGGTTCAAATGGCTTTTGACATTTTATCATGTAATTCTTCTTTCAGGCCAGGACAACagttcaaacaaaaagctcaagcagGTTAAGTCCTCACTACGTACCAGTAGTGACGTATATTCTCAGCTGCTAGCAATGAAAGGTAAGCTAGAAATGCTCAGCGAACAAGCTAAGCTGAGAGAAGAGTTTTCACGCACCTCGCTGGAAGATGAAATCACTCAATCACAAGGAGGCGAAAACttcgaagaaaaggaaCTTGTCTATGCGAATGGCGAAGGCGATGAGTACGTTGACGCGCTTGAATACGCTGAGAAACCTCCTCAAATAAATGGAAACTGA
- the SGM1 gene encoding Sgm1p (weakly similar to uniprot|P47166 Saccharomyces cerevisiae YJR134C SGM1 Protein of unknown function required for wild-type growth rate on galactose and mannose localizes to COPI coated vesicles and the Golgi apparatus) gives MIMEYQCLVDQGCRHHGISSYEPSCHQSLALTLALMSNSNKKLSIEERLSLAARAKSRRKGKKPDSPTPSRATSDLNIEAKGSESPDLVQPAGREEEIHVELAKDGPSSACELDAILPSDYRDLPAETVVDILKPYLRKHVESLAPRGQPSGSSLMKLIREKDNIIEELREEGENLSKLELRNNSTIKELRDKLKATEKSLDSKKKLLDAKSAANALLENRLEEMQSQRKELERQLDSTTSERDRATKDTEELKTEVLSKLKKSLEDAESQSAQSQLQVRRLRDQNEEISIKASLKYQTLDETSRSEITRLETKLEEMRIKLYQFSSTQPKGGAVENSASGSKLLSKYNALENQLKASRGNWSSIESSFRQRTYELEAKLESTQRALDAAEEALGAAKKNQTSLKSAISFYKAEKSSLEKEVSRLTDITQSLEIDLRNVREDLKLWQEKYRIQKLELEEHLVKPKKPLDSPREDNQKARPERPSNGEQKIERISDWEIQDIENLQESFENENETSGLGSQYSLGEFSQNEEIEFSSSLRKSSLASLDLTPSQQQKTVVKPSQNSQMNAQMVSRLGSQIRRLETELASLKDSNSRLLKEKQNINDTIVKLMEENSNANKTKSQLKESLAHSDALEKKLNATLQLLGERSERVEELENDVDDLKELMQMQVQQMVELQERVR, from the coding sequence ATGATCATGGAATATCAGTGCCTTGTAGATCAAGGCTGTAGACATCATGGGATTTCGAGCTATGAGCCTAGTTGTCATCAGTCTCTGGCATTGACCCTTGCCTTGATGTCTAATTCGAataaaaagctttccattGAGGAACGGCTCTCTCTGGCTGCACGGGCCAAATCGAGAAGAAAGGGAAAGAAACCTGATTCGCCAACGCCGAGCCGTGCAACTTCGGATTTGAATATTGAAGCAAAGGGCAGCGAATCACCCGACTTGGTCCAACCAGCGGGGCGTGAAGAAGAGATACATGTAGAACTTGCAAAAGACGGCCCGTCTTCGGCATGTGAGCTCGACGCTATTCTTCCGTCCGATTACCGTGACCTGCCAGCGGAAACTGTGGTTGACATTTTAAAACCCTACCTGAGAAAGCATGTCGAAAGCTTAGCGCCGCGGGGCCAACCCTCTGGTTCAAGCTTAATGAAACTGATTAGGGAGAAAGACAACATAATCGAGGAACTACGGGAGGAAGGTGAGAACCTGTCTAAATTAGAACTGCGCAACAATTCTACCATTAAAGAGCTGCGAGACAAACTGAAAGCTACGGAGAAGTCACTAGActccaaaaagaagctccTCGACGCTAAGTCAGCTGCAAATGCTTTGTTGGAAAACAGGCTTGAGGAGATGCAGTCCCAAAggaaagaacttgagcgGCAACTAGATTCTACCACCAGCGAGCGAGACCGGGCGACCAAGGACaccgaagagctcaagacAGAAGTATTGAGCAAGCTTAAAAAATCACTTGAGGATGCAGAGAGCCAAAGCGCTCAGTCACAGTTGCAGGTTAGAAGATTACGAGATCAAAATGAGGAAATTTCTATCAAAGCAAGTTTGAAATATCAGACACTGGACGAAACTTCACGTTCTGAAATTACACGGTTAGAgacaaaacttgaagaaatgaGAATAAAACTGTAtcaattttcaagcacCCAACCGAAAGGGGGCGCCGTTGAAAATTCAGCTAGTGGTTCGAAGCTACTGTCGAAATACAATGCTTTAGAGAATCAGTTGAAAGCCAGTAGGGGTAACTGGTCGAGCATAGAATCTTCTTTCAGGCAAAGAACATACGAACTAGAAGCAAAGCTCGAAAGCACTCAGCGAGCgcttgatgctgctgaagaagcacTCGgagcagcaaaaaaaaaccagaCTTCATTAAAATCCGCCATATCTTTTTATAAAGCCGAAAAATCTTCGCTAGAGAAAGAGGTTAGCAGGTTGACAGATATCACCCAGAGCCTCGAAATTGATCTGCGAAATGTCAGGGAAGACCTGAAGCTATGGCAAGAAAAATATCGaatccagaagctggagctggaagaacATCTCGTTAAGCCAAAGAAACCATTAGATTCGCCGCGCGAAGACAACCAAAAAGCAAGGCCAGAAAGGCCCTCGAATGGGGAACAAAAGATTGAACGTATTTCCGATTGGGAAATTCAAGATATTGAGAATTTACAAGAATCCTTCGAGAATGAAAATGAGACGTCGGGCCTAGGATCTCAATATAGCTTAGGGGAGTTCTCACAGAACGAGGAGATCGAGTTTTCTAGCTCCCTTAGGAAAAGCAGTTTGGCTTCATTGGATTTAACTCCTtctcagcagcagaaaacTGTTGTCAAACCGTCCCAGAACAGTCAAATGAACGCTCAAATGGTATCTCGCTTAGGTAGCCAGATAAGAAGGCTTGAAACAGAACtagcttctttgaaagattcaaatTCGCGATTACTGAAAGAGAAACAGAACATCAATGACACGATAGTCAAGTTGATGGAAGAAAACAGCAATgcaaacaaaacaaaatcacaGCTTAAAGAATCTTTGGCTCATTCGGATGCTCTGGAAAAGAAACTAAACGCCACGCTACAATTGCTTGGGGAAAGGTCAGAGAGAgtggaagagctggagaaTGATGTCGATGATTTGAAAGAGTTGATGCAAATGCAAGTTCAACAGATGGTCGAGTTACAGGAACGCGTCAGATAA
- the XPT1 gene encoding xanthine phosphoribosyltransferase (highly similar to uniprot|P47165 Saccharomyces cerevisiae YJR133W XPT1 Xanthine Phosphoribosyl Transferase), whose translation MATGTEEIQKMFISYNNIHKSCQKIAKQIMEKGERPDVIIAITGGGMIPARIIRSFLKSKGQKNIPIQAIGLSLYEDLGLDDHAETIGKEVIRTQWLDFGSLEQHFDSLIGKRVLIVDEVDDTRTTLHYAVTELEKEVKEQQIKLRRTDEETVFSIFVLHNKDKTKKADLPDDMMKNDRYLAAETVPDVWLCYPWEAIDIEEHTKLAIQQGNN comes from the coding sequence ATGGCTACTGGCACCGAGGAAATCCAAAAGATGTTTATCTCTTATAACAATATTCACAAATCTTGCCAGAAGATTGCGAAGCAAATCATGGAAAAAGGCGAAAGGCCAGACGTGATCATTGCTATAACTGGTGGTGGCATGATTCCAGCTAGAATAATAAGatcctttttgaaaagcaaGGGCCAGAAAAACATACCCATTCAGGCCATTGGATTATCGCTCTACGAAGATCTTGGCCTGGATGATCATGCTGAAACTATTGGGAAGGAAGTTATCCGTACTCAGTGGCTGGACTTTGGCTCTCTAGAACAGCACTTTGACTCCCTTATTGGCAAAAGGGTCTTGATCGTCGATGAAGTTGATGACACCAGAACTACTTTGCATTATGCAGTAactgagcttgaaaaggaagTCAAAGAGCAACAAATTAAGCTCAGAAGAACGGACGAGGAGACTGtgttttccatttttgttcttcataACAAAGACAAGACTAAGAAGGCTGATTTACCAGATGACATGATGAAGAACGACCGCTATTTGGCTGCTGAAACCGTCCCAGACGTTTGGTTGTGTTACCCATGGGAAGCAATTGACATTGAGGAACATACTAAACTTGCTATTCAGCAAGGCAACAACTAA